One stretch of Actinacidiphila sp. DG2A-62 DNA includes these proteins:
- a CDS encoding ATP-binding protein, producing MEHRIVQLFVPGAESVVRTWPPTPRSVARARRMLLAQLEPWGLSRLADDAALVVSELVTNAVAHARPPYRNVIATRFERLADGVRIEVHDASERMPVFRGGAPDDAASGRGLVLVDALTEGQWGVRDREEPGKVVWAVLSGARPSQADRPRGARDRAAV from the coding sequence GTGGAACACCGTATCGTCCAGCTGTTCGTCCCTGGGGCAGAGAGCGTGGTGAGGACGTGGCCGCCGACGCCGCGGTCCGTTGCGCGGGCGCGGCGGATGCTGCTCGCGCAGTTGGAGCCGTGGGGGTTGTCGCGGCTCGCGGACGACGCGGCGCTCGTGGTCTCGGAGTTGGTGACCAACGCCGTCGCGCACGCGCGTCCGCCGTACCGGAACGTGATCGCGACGCGGTTCGAGCGGCTGGCGGACGGTGTGCGGATCGAGGTGCACGACGCCTCCGAGCGGATGCCGGTGTTCCGCGGCGGCGCGCCGGACGACGCCGCGTCGGGGCGGGGGCTCGTGCTCGTCGACGCGCTCACCGAGGGGCAGTGGGGTGTGCGGGACCGGGAAGAACCGGGGAAGGTCGTGTGGGCGGTCCTTTCCGGCGCTCGCCCGTCGCAGGCGGACCGGCCGCGGGGGGCGAGGGACCGTGCCGCTGTGTGA